Proteins encoded together in one Impatiens glandulifera chromosome 1, dImpGla2.1, whole genome shotgun sequence window:
- the LOC124916159 gene encoding 60S ribosomal protein L18-2 — protein MGIDLKAGGKSKKTKRTAPKSQDIYLKLIVKLYRFLVRRTGSKFNAVILKRLFMSKINKAPISLSKLAKFMTDKEGKIAVVVGTITNDIRLSEDVPAIKVTALRFTERARARIEKAGGECLTFDQLALRAPLGQNTVLLRGPKNSREAVKHFGRAPGVPHSHTKPYVRSKGRKFEKARGRRKSRGFRV, from the exons ATG GGTATCGATTTGAAAGCCGGTGGCAAGAGCAAGAAGACGAAGCGTACAGCTCCAAAATCACAGGATATCTATCTCAAGCTCATTGTTAAG TTGTATCGTTTCCTCGTACGAAGAACTGGTAGCAAGTTCAATGCTGTTATCTTAAAGAGGCTCTTTATGAGCAAGATTAACAAAGCCCCAATTTCCCTGTCAAAATTGGCCAAGTTCATGACAGATAAG GAGGGGAAAATTGCTGTAGTGGTTGGAACCATTACAAATGATATTCGGTTAAGTGAAGATGTGCCTGCTATCAAGGTGACAGCTTTGAGGTTTACTGAAAGAGCTAGGGCTAGGATTGAGAAGGCTGGTGGTGAATGTTTGACATTTGATCAGCTTGCTTTAAGagcccctcttggacaaaacACG GTGCTTTTGAGAGGTCCTAAGAACTCTCGCGAAGCGGTTAAGCATTTTGGCAGGGCTCCTGGTGTGCCACACAGCCATACCAAGCCTTATGTGCGATCGAAGGGAAGGAAGTTTGAGAAGGCTAGAGGAAGAAGGAAGAGCAGGGGTTTTAGAGTTTGA